A section of the Malania oleifera isolate guangnan ecotype guangnan chromosome 2, ASM2987363v1, whole genome shotgun sequence genome encodes:
- the LOC131148895 gene encoding uncharacterized protein LOC131148895 yields MILASERADMAVDSNHNQAQLLLGEYILVDPFIHYISVIFGILCCKMVYDLMHFISTIYFKSHSSLSKVQQIEWNNRAISTVHAIFITIMSLYLVFGSDLFSDNHLAGLITSRSSPLSTFVLGVSVGYFLTDLGMIVWFYPSLGGMEYVVHHLLSLVAVAYAMLTQEGQLYTYMVLLSEMTTPGINLRWYLDTAGMKRSKAYVINGVVIFCTWLVARLVLFMYLFYHVYLHRKQVFQMHSFGIFLIFVGPSVLSVMNLMWFKKIARGLKKTLAKRQ; encoded by the exons ATGATATTGGCTTCTGAAAGAGCTGATATGGCGGTTGACTCTAACCACAACCAGGCCCAGCTACTGCTCGGAGAGTACATATTAGTGGATCCTTTTATCCACTACATTTCTGTTATTTTCGGCATTTTGTGTTGCAAGATG GTATATGATCTTATGCATTTTATCAGCACAATTTACTTCAAGAGCCATTCTAGCCTCTCAAAAGTGCAACAAATTGAGTGGAATAACCG TGCTATATCTACAGTTCATGCCATTTTTATTACCATTATGTCTTTATATCTAGTGTTCGGGTCAGATCTCTTTTCTGACAACCACCTTGCTGGCCTTATTACTTCTAGAAGTTCACCACTCTCTACATTTGTACTGGGG GTTTCTGTTGGTTACTTCCTCACTGATCTTGGGATGATAGTTTGGTTTTATCCTTCTCTAGGTGGAATGGAGTAT GTGGttcatcatcttctctctctGGTGGCTGTAGCATATGCTATGTTAACTCAAGAGGGTCAGCTTTACACCTACATGGTTCTTCTTTCTGAGATGACAACCCCTGGGATAAACTTGAGATG GTATCTTGACACGGCTGGAATGAAGAGGTCCAAGGCCTATGTCATTAATGGGGTTGTGATATTTTGTACGTGGCTG GTTGCCAGACTAGTACTGTTCATGTACTTATTTTACCATGTCTACTTGCACCGCAAGCAG GTTTTTCAGATGCACTCCTTTGGAATATTCTTGATATTTGTTGGGCCATCGGTGCTTTCTGTCATGAACTTGATGTGGTTTAAGAAGATTGCCAGGGGATTGAAGAAGACATTAGCAAAGAGGCAATGA